The Comamonas endophytica sequence GCCCCTGCAGCATGGCCGCAGGCAGTGCAATGCCACCAGTGGCCGCATTCAACAGCGGCAGCGCGGCAAAAGCCACGGCTGCCAACCACAGCTGCTCGAGCCAGGCGCGCCGGTGCGTGCGCGACAGTCCATGCGCCAGGCACAGGCCCCAGACAATGAAGAAGCAGCGGATTTCCACATCCGCGCGCTGGGCGACATCCACCGGCAGCAGCCGGTTGGCCCAGAAATACGCCGCCGTTGCCACCGACAACCCGGCAATCGCGCCGATGTTCAGCACCTCGACCAGCCGGTGCCCGTGCGGCGTGCGCCCGAGCTTGCGCCGCTCGGGCAGCCGCTTGACCACCCACAGCACCAGTCCAGAGCCGGCCATCACCGTGCCGACGACACCGGAGAGGAACAGCAGCCAACGCAGCCCGGGGTCTGCAAAGCGCCCCAGGTGGATCCCCATCATGGCGCCGGAAACCGCCTGTGCCGTCGATGGGACCCGGGCCTCGGGCGCATTCCTAGGCTCTCCCGTGACCCCGTCGAACAGTAGCCGCTCGCCGGCGGCGCCGCGCACGACGGAGCGTGCGCCTTGCTCGCGCAACTCGATGCTCGCCTGCGGCGTTCCGGGGCGCTGCACCACGATGCTGCCCACGCCGCGCTCGGGCCAGTGGGCCTGCGCGATTTCCATCATCGGCGCAATGGAGGCCAGCGCCGCGGGCTCTGCCGCCTGCGCCCGGCCGGCACGCCCGGCGCCTTCACGCTCGCCCGCGCCGCCGGCAGCGCGGCCGCGGCTTTCGGCAAAATACCTCTGCATATCGCCGTCGTAGACCGCCTTGACACCCCAGGGCATGAGCATGCTCATGAACAGCAGCAGCCCGCTGAAGGTGATGACGACATGGAACGGCAGCGCCAGCACGGCGGTGGCGTTGTGGGCATCGAGCCAGGAGCGCTGGCCCTTGCGCGGACGGAAGGTGAAGAACTCCTTGAAGATCTTCTTGTGCGTGATCACCCCGGTGATGATCGCCACGAACATGAACATGGTGGCGATGCCCACGATCCAGCGCCCCCAGATGCGCGGCATCGCATGCAACTCGAAATGAAAGCGGTAGAGAAAGCTGCCGCCGCGGGTCTCGCGCGGCTCTATCACTTCGCCCGTGCCGGCATCCAGGTGCACACGCTGCGTCCCGGCCCGGCCGGCAGCCGCACCAGGCTTGCGCCAGCTGGCCTCGACGGCAGTCTGGCGCTCGCCGGGCAGATTGATGGTCCAGGTCGTGGCATCCGGCGCAATCTTCTGCATCGCCGCCATGGCCAGCGCCGCAGTCTGCGGGCCGGGAATCGACCGGTGCAGCTCGGGCCGCATCCAGTCGTTGATCTCGTCGAGAAAATAGCTCAGCGTGCCGGTGAAAAACACCGCATACAGCAGCCATCCCAGCAGCAGGCCGCACCAGGTGTGCAGCCAGGACATGGACTGGCGCAATCCTTCGGGTTTGCCATCGGGCCTCATACTGCGGCTCCCCGAAACGCAAAAGCCAGCGCACCCAGCAGTGCGGCAGGAATGCAGATGCCCAGCCAGGCGCGCCGCGCATTGACGCAACCAAAGGCCCAGAGGGCGGCCAGGGCCTGGGCGACGAA is a genomic window containing:
- a CDS encoding PepSY-associated TM helix domain-containing protein, which encodes MRPDGKPEGLRQSMSWLHTWCGLLLGWLLYAVFFTGTLSYFLDEINDWMRPELHRSIPGPQTAALAMAAMQKIAPDATTWTINLPGERQTAVEASWRKPGAAAGRAGTQRVHLDAGTGEVIEPRETRGGSFLYRFHFELHAMPRIWGRWIVGIATMFMFVAIITGVITHKKIFKEFFTFRPRKGQRSWLDAHNATAVLALPFHVVITFSGLLLFMSMLMPWGVKAVYDGDMQRYFAESRGRAAGGAGEREGAGRAGRAQAAEPAALASIAPMMEIAQAHWPERGVGSIVVQRPGTPQASIELREQGARSVVRGAAGERLLFDGVTGEPRNAPEARVPSTAQAVSGAMMGIHLGRFADPGLRWLLFLSGVVGTVMAGSGLVLWVVKRLPERRKLGRTPHGHRLVEVLNIGAIAGLSVATAAYFWANRLLPVDVAQRADVEIRCFFIVWGLCLAHGLSRTHRRAWLEQLWLAAVAFAALPLLNAATGGIALPAAMLQGQWSVAGFDLVALAFAVLHGFAAWKLGASAGLAAAPRPAGGAGVRIPRPVAQSAEKQA